Proteins from a single region of Lasioglossum baleicum unplaced genomic scaffold, iyLasBale1 scaffold1252, whole genome shotgun sequence:
- the LOC143220587 gene encoding LOW QUALITY PROTEIN: lysophospholipid acyltransferase 6-like (The sequence of the model RefSeq protein was modified relative to this genomic sequence to represent the inferred CDS: deleted 2 bases in 2 codons): MTMTVEVYYDGFRTFSWLADFIDLPIDQVNFLLTQFTALILAGFLRTFLSPATVTPATRHVFGLVIGLMLGYFCFGRQAIHLAGLPALCYIAMRTQNPRNIQRVVLTTALLYLSCVHYHRQMYNYGSYTLDITGPLMVITQKVTSLAYSVHDGLMRREEELTPTQRHQAVKKMPTTLEYFSYVFHFQALMVGPVIFYRDYIDFIHGRNLAGTKALTGYDKNSDRYNEIILEPSPIPVVIKKVVVSMLCAIMFVTFIPTYRIEKLKDDDFLQNTSVFYKMWYLMVTTMLIRFKYYHAWIFSDAICNNSGIGFNGYDENGEAKWDLASNVDVYGFEMSLNLKESIEHWNKGTNGWLRSIVYERVEHNKLVFTYALSALWHGFYPGYYLTFANAAFFTIVARSARRKIRPYFLVSKRMKFLYDALTFISTRILMAYITFSFILLEFMPSIKMYLSVYLFLHIIGLGIILIAPRLPNVSSHKKITEKELKTSQELINGTARKSM; encoded by the exons GTGAATTTTCTACTAACACAGTTCACAGCATTGATATTGGCTGGATTTTTAAGAACTTTTCTTAGTCCTGCTACCGTAACACCAGCTACCAGACATGTATTTGGTCTCGTCATT GGCCTCATGCTTGGATATTTCTGCTTTGGCAG GCAGGCGATACACCTTGCAGGCCTTCCCGCCTTATGTTACATAGCAATGCGCACACAAAATCCTCGTAATATACAGAG GGTTGTACTGACGACGGCGCTGCTCTACTTATCTTGCGTGCATTACCATCGACAGATGTACAATTACGGCTCGTACACACTCGATATCACTG GACCACTTATGGTGATAACGCAGAAAGTAACCAGCCTCGCGTACAGCGTACAC GATGGGTTAATGCGACGTGAAGAGGAACTTACGCCAACGCAACGTCATCAAGCCGTGAA AAAGATGCCAACAACGTTAGAGTACTTCAGCTACGTCTTCCATTTTCAAGCATTGATGGTTGGACCGGTGATATTTTATCGTGATTACATCGATTTTATTCACGGACGTAATTTAGCTGGAACGAAAGCTTTGACG GGCTATGATAAAAATTCCGATCGttacaatgaaattattctggAACCATCCCCGATACCGGTCGTAATAAAGAAGGTCGTAGTGAGCATGTTGTGCGCGATTATGTTCGTGACTTTCATTCCAACGTATCGAATTGAAAAGCTAAAAG aCGATgacttcttacaaaatacatcGGTGTTTTACAAGATGTGGTACTTGATGGTGACCACTATGCTGATTCGTTTTAAATACTACCATGCTTGGATCTTCTCGGATGCGATTTGTAATAATTCTGGAATTGGTTTTAATGGTTATGACGAGAATGGTGAAGCTAAATGGGATTTAGCTTCTAATGTTGATGTTTATGGTTTCGAG ATGTCTCTTAATTTAAAAGAGAGTATCGAACATTGGAATAAAGGAACCAATGGGTGGCTTAGGTCGATCGTATATGAAAGGGTAGAACACAATAAACTTGTATTCACATATGCCCTTTCTGCCTTATGGCATGGGTTttatcccggttactatttaacATTCGCCAACGCTGCCTTCTTCACTATAGTGGCACGATCC gcTCGTCGTAAAATACGACCATACTTTCTTGTGTCCAAGAGAATGAAGTTCCTTTACGATGCGCTTACGTTCATTTCAACGCGAATTTTGATGGCCTACATAACATTCAGCTTTATACTCTTGGAATTTATGCCAAGTATCAAGATGTACCT GTCTGTATACCTGTTTCTACATATAATCGGTTTAGGTATAATATTAATTGCACCACGTCTTCCGAATGTCTCGTCGCACAAGAAAATTACCGAGAAAGAATTGAAAACTTCTCAGGAATTAATCAATGGAACTGCACGCAAATCTATGTGA
- the LOC143220586 gene encoding LOW QUALITY PROTEIN: uncharacterized protein LOC143220586 (The sequence of the model RefSeq protein was modified relative to this genomic sequence to represent the inferred CDS: inserted 3 bases in 3 codons), whose protein sequence is MSANAYGGMNKSPGLPVIPHGGLSVEKKYGNGIIRGYGDMQRLPGGRFTPNIGIGGGFRFRRDADPKGSVVLDVKKPLTDLSVAPTINLDYQHRFYEKNRNERKCLCGMNKSPGLPVIPHGDFQSKRNXGNGFIRGYGDMQRLPGAXFTPNIGIGGGFRFRRDVDNVEEERGEVQVVEEQGSVVLDVKKPIDGPERRPYHKSGLQHRFYEKNGMSANAYGGMNKSPDYXVIPHGGLSVEKKYGNGFIRGYGDMQRLPGGRFTPNIGIGGGFRFRRDVDNVEEEQGEEQAVEEQESSRVRREADPQGSIVLEGTKPMGGPDRRPTINLDYQHRIYDKNGMTADAFGGMNKSPGLPIIPHGGLKVEKNYGNGFIRGYGDMQRLPGGRFTPNVGIGGGFRFRRETDPKGSVALDVKKPIDGPERRPTVNLDYEHRFYEKNGMSANAYGGMNKSPGLPVIPHGGLSVEKKYGNGFIRGYGDMQRLPGGRFTPNFGIGGGFRFRRDVDNVEQEQGEEHVIEGQEHEY, encoded by the exons ATGAGCGCAAATGCCTATGGTGGAATGAACAAGTCACCAGGATTACCTGTCATACCTCACGGTGGACTTTCAGTCGAAAAGAAGTATGGGAATGGTATCATCAGAGGATATGGTGATATGCAACGTCTTCCAGGTGGCAGATTCACGCCAAACATTGGAATTGGTGGTGGATTCCGATTCAGACGAGACG CCGATCCAAAGGGATCCGTTGTTCTCGATGTAAAAAAACCATTGACGGACCTGAGCGTCGCCCCTACCATAAATCTGGACTACCAACATCGTTTCTACGAGAAAAACAGGAATGAGCGCAAATGCCTATGTGGAATGAACAAGTCACCAGGATTACCTGTCATACCTCACGGTGACTTTCAGTCGAAAAGAA ATGGGAATGGTTTCATCAGAGGATATGGTGATATGCAACGTCTTCCAGGTG GATTCACGCCAAACATTGGAATTGGTGGTGGATTCCGATTCAGACGAGACGTTGACAACGTTGAAGAAGAACGAGGCGAAGTGCAAGTGGTGGAAGAACAG GGATCCGTTGTTCTCGATGTAAAAAAACCCATAGACGGACCTGAGCGTCGCCCTTACCATAAATCTGGACTACAACATCGTTTCTACGAGAAAAACGGAATGAGCGCAAATGCCTATGGTGGAATGAACAAGTCACCAGATT CTGTCATACCTCACGGTGGACTTTCAGTCGAAAAGAAGTATGGGAATGGTTTCATCAGAGGATATGGCGATATGCAACGTCTTCCAGGTGGCAGATTCACGCCAAACATTGGAATTGGTGGTGGATTCAGATTCAGACGAGACGTTGACAATGTCGAAGAAGAACAGGGCGAAGAACAAGCTGTGGAAGAACAG GAATCTTCCCGTGTAAGACGAGAAGCCGATCCCCAGGGATCCATCGTCCTCGAAGGAACCAAACCTATGGGCGGACCTGACCGTCGTCCAACCATAAATCTGGACTACCAACATCGTATCTACGACAAAAACGGAATGACCGCAGATGCCTTTGGTGGAATGAACAAGTCACCAGGATTACCTATCATACCTCACGGTGGACTTAAAGTAGAGAAGAACTATGGAAATGGCTTCATCAGAGGATATGGTGATATGCAACGACTCCCAGGTGGCAGATTCACGCCAAACGTTGGAATTGGTGGTGGATTCAGATTCAGACGCG AAACCGATCCAAAGGGATCCGTTGCTCTCGATGTAAAAAAACCCATAGACGGACCTGAGCGTCGCCCTACCGTAAATCTGGACTACGAACATCGTTTCTACGAGAAAAACGGAATGAGCGCAAATGCCTATGGTGGAATGAACAAGTCACCAGGATTACCTGTCATACCTCACGGTGGACTTTCAGTCGAAAAGAAATATGGGAATGGTTTCATCAGAGGATATGGCGATATGCAACGTCTTCCAGGTGGCAGATTCACGCCAAACTTTGGAATTGGTGGTGGATTCAGATTCAGACGAGACGTTGACAACGTCGAACAGGAGCAGGGTGAAGAACATGTGATAGAAGGGCAAGAGCATGAATACTGA